From Triticum urartu cultivar G1812 unplaced genomic scaffold, Tu2.1 TuUngrouped_contig_6229, whole genome shotgun sequence:
CTCCGCAAAGCCAGGTAGCGAACGGCCGTTACCTAGTTTTCcaacaataaataaataaataaataaaacaagGGGGAAAAGATAAAAGCATTTTTTTTGTGGTTTTGAAAAATCGTGCATCCACCAGATCCACAGAGGCGAGCATTCAGATCTCACCAACCGCATACCCCACGCACCAACCAATCGCCAGCGGTTTATAAATAAGCACACCCCTAAACCCCTCACCCTCGCCGTTCTCTgcctcccctcctcctcctcctccccgttGCTCGCCGCCGTCCCCCTCCGCCTCCGCGCACCCAGGGTAAGCGagccctccccctccccctccttcctCCGTGCGCCCGTGAATCCCCACGCACGCCGGGCTCCCGTGGATCCGTGCACCACCGGATCGGCTGTCCCGCGCGCTTTGAATGACGATCTATGTTGGTAATCTGTCGTAGGATCGATCGCCGGGCCACCGCCGGCGGGGCTCGTCCTGGCGGCCTGGACCCGTGTCCTGGGCGCGTCGCGCGTAGGCGGCGCGGACGGAGAGCTCGGCTACTCTGTTTGCAGGAACAGGGGCGGGAATGGGCTGCTCCGTTTCCGCGAATAGttttttctggtgccgttgctgaGGTCCGATCTGAGCCGATCGGGCGCTCAGATCCGATCTCCGACCACGGAAATGGCCAGGCCGTTTGGTGGTTTCGGATTTGGGGGATCTGGCGCTTCTCGTCGTTAAATTTTGATTCAGTATTATATTCTTGGGATTGCTAAGTCTCAGTCGATGCTATATTCGTGGGATCTTACATGGTGATCCGTGCATTTTTTTTTTACATATCATGTCACTAGTTTTTTTTTCTGTCACTTGACCTCAACTTAGTTAAGTCTCGGTCGATTGAGACCTAGCCACGCTATATTTAGGCCCATGCTCTGTTTATTAGGTGCCCAGCCCAGTGGTTCTGGATCTGACCCTGAGCCCAGAGGTTTTTCTCCTCGGATTTATTATTCAGTCCGCTGGAGATTTATTTGTTTATACTGTTAGTGCATGGGTACTGGCGTGTAGCTCAAAAGATCTGAAAATTCTGCTATTAGTGTCCATGCATGCAGTGTCTGTTATAAACTTGGAATGCACTCCATGCTAAATTTTGTTGATCGTTACTTGTGTATTTGTCCAAGATCCACCTGTCCCACCCTTTGCTGGTGTGAGAGGGACACTGCCACTGCCTCCCACCAATTGTTGTTAGGACTTATGTACCAACCCTGAGGTCTACATGGTAGTGGTTGCTGTTGGTACACCTAACCTAACCTACCTACCTGTATTGATTTAGTTCAGTTTTCTACTTTTGTTCTTTTAGACACTAGTAAATTAGGTGTATGAGTCCATGCTAATAGATTTCCTGCAAGAACCAAGAAATTTTAATGAATGCGTTTTATCGTTTGTTCACTATGTTTCTAGTTAGTTGCTTGCAGAAAATTGTtactgaatttttttattttgtaAGTTAGTTTTCTTCAGGTTACGTTTAAATTATAGAGATCCATAGTCTCAGTTGCAAGATCCTAACTCTCTTAGCTGGATCAAGCTGATTCTAATTCTATTATTTATGCAGAAAGATGGCGTCCCACATTGTCGGATACCCGCGCATGGGCCCCAAGAGGGAGCTCAAGTTTGCCCTGGAGTCTTTCTGGGATGGCAAGAGCAGCGCCGAGGATTTGGAGAAGGTTGCCACTGACCTCAGGGCCAGCATCTGGAAGCAGATGGCTGATGCTGGGATCAAGTACATCCCCAGCAACACCTTCTCCTACTATGATCAGGTTCTTGACACCACCGCCATGCTCGGTGCCGTCCCAGACCGTTACTCATGGACCGGTGGGGAGATCAATTTGAGCACCTACTTCTCGATGGCTAGGGGTAACGCCACCGTCCCTGCTATGGAGATGACCAAGTGGTTCGACACCAACTAGTAAGTCCACCGGATTCTACCTAAGGTTGTTCTCACATAGTTTATTCTGTATCTAGTACTTTTACTAACGACATCTTTTACTATTGCAGCCACTTTATCGTCCCTGAATTGGCTCCTAGCACCAAGTTCTCCTACTCTTCTCACAAGGCTATCAATGAGTACAAGGAGGCTAAGGCGGTATGATAGTAGAATCATATATTAGCTGACTTTCTATATCTTGTGAAATTTTACCCTTGTGACGTTAGCCTGCCTAATTGTTATTTTTGAACACGCAAGCATTGTGATGACACGATCACTCTAGAATGCCCCTGTTTTAATCAAATCTCAAGTGATAGTAGTAATAAACTATTTCTTATTCCTACATTTGCTTAACTGTTTTGAACTAGTAAAAGAGTTGCAAGTTACATTAAGGTGCAGTTTTACATTGATATTTCAGAACATTCTCACTCTTGTCTGATCAAATTGGTTAATGGCCAACCAAGTAACTCTAATAATTACTTTATATAGTTGTAACATCTCATTACCATAGGTCCTGTGCTGAAAACTTTGAATGTAGAAAGTGTTGAATAGCAAAAATGAGATTGCAGTTACTAATTATATTTTCACTACAAACCCTGCAACGTGGTAATAGCGATGCTGGTAGGATTACATGGTTTAGCACCAGGTTGTCAATGTACCTGATTTGACAACCTTTCAGCTACTAATTATCTGTTCATTATAATCCCTCCAATGTGGGAATAGTGATGCCGGTATGATTACAGAGTTAAGCAGCAATTTCTGAATTTTGTGACGTTCACTCGGAAATGAATCTTAGTGTTTCTTTTAAAGGTTATTTGCGTGCTTGTATTGTATGTCTTATATTATGTGCACTCGCTACTCATGCAGCTTGGCGTTGATACCGTCCCAGTACTTGTCGGACCAGTCTCATACTTGTTGCTCTCAAAGGCCGCCAAGGGTGTAGAGAAATCATTCTCTCCCCTTTCCCTTCTTAGCAGCATCCTTCCCGTCTACAAGTAAGCATAGAAACGAGTAAATGACTACTATTGCACCTAAATCATCAGTTGATAATTTGACTTATCATGGTTTTTAGGGAAGTTATTGCTGAGTTGAAGGCAGCTGGCGCTTCATGGATTCAGTTTGATGAGCCCACCCTTGTTAAGGACCTTGAATCCCACCAATTGTCTGCATTCTCTGCAGCTTACGCAGAACTTGAGTCCGCACTTTCTGGATTGAACGTTCTTGTTGAGACCTACTTCGCTGACGTTCCCGCAGACTCGTACAAGTATGCTTCTTTTCTGTGCCAGTTTACCATTTTAATCGATTGTTCCTTTTATATGCCCTTTTGTTGGAATATCACATTTAACCTTGACCGTGGTTTTGACCGCTACTTCAGGACTCTTACATCATTGAGCAGTGTGACTGCTTATGGTTTTGACCTTGAACGTGGAACCAAGACTCTTGAGCTTGTCAAGAGTGGTTTCCCTGCTGGAAAGTACCTCTTTGCTGGTGTCGTAGATGGACGCAACATTTGGGCTGATGACCTTGCTGCATCTCTCGCCACTCTTCAGTCTCTTGAGGCTGTTGTTGGGAAGGGTAAGCATGTTGTGCTATGTAGAAGTTTTCCTTATTATAGGCTTGCAGCTACTATTTCCAGTTTCTGACTATGACATTTGTGCAGACAAGCTTGTCGTATCAACTTCCTGCTCACTCATGCACACTGCTGTGGACCTTGTAAATGAGACCAAGCTTGATGATGAGATTAAGTCATGGCTCGCATTTGCCGCCCAAAAGGTCGTTGAGGTGAACGCCCTTGCCAAGGCATTGGCTGGTCAAAAGGATGAGGTATGATGAACGTTTATGGCCTTAATTTGCATCCTCTTGACTAGAGCCTGGTTTTCTTTTATATATTTCAGACAATGACTCGTTCATTTCTATATGTTATCATCTGCAGGCTTACTTTGCAGCAAATGCTGCTGCTCTGGCCTCAAGAAGGTCGTCACCACGTGTCACAAATGAGGAGGTCCAGAAGGCTGTAAGTAACCTGGGCTTCAAAACTGCACATTCCAATTCCATGCTGACATAACATGTACACAATCCATAATCATATATTCCTTACAGGCTACTGCCCTCAAGGGCTCTGATCACCGCCGTGCTACCACCGTTAGCGCTAGGTTGGATGCGCAGCAGAAGAAGCTCAACCTTCCGGTCCTTCCCACGACCACCATTGGATCATTCCCACAGACCGTGGAGCTCAGGAGAGTCCGCCGTGAGTACAAGGCAAAGAAGTGAGTAATGTTCATAATGCTGCTTCATTAACCAGTTATATTTTGTCTATTGCTCATAAATTAATTGTGTTTCAGGATCTCTGAGGAGGAGTACACCAATGCCATCAAGGAGGAAATTAGCAAGGTTGTTAAGATCCAAGAAGAGCTTGACATTGATGTGCTTGTGCACGGAGAGCCAGAGGTCAGTATCCTTGTGTCATCGATGTTCTGTTTGAGAAAATACCTTGTAATGACTTATTTTTTATATCTTGAGATGTCCGATTCTGTGTTTGACCGAGTTGGATATGCATTTCACAGAGGAACGATATGGTTGAGTACTTCGGTGAGCAGCTCTCTGGTTTCACATTCACTGCCAATGGCTGGGTGCAATCTTATGGATCAAGGTGTGTCAAGCCACCGATTATCTACGGTGATGTGAGCCGCCCCAACCCCATGACTGTGTTCTGGTCCAAGATGGCACAGAGCATGACTGCTCGCCCAATGAAGGGAATGTTGACAGGCCCTGTCACAATCCTTAACTGGTCTTTTGTTAGAAATGACCAACCGAGGTTAGTAGCTTCCTCAAATA
This genomic window contains:
- the LOC125530321 gene encoding 5-methyltetrahydropteroyltriglutamate--homocysteine methyltransferase 1-like — translated: MASHIVGYPRMGPKRELKFALESFWDGKSSAEDLEKVATDLRASIWKQMADAGIKYIPSNTFSYYDQVLDTTAMLGAVPDRYSWTGGEINLSTYFSMARGNATVPAMEMTKWFDTNYHFIVPELAPSTKFSYSSHKAINEYKEAKALGVDTVPVLVGPVSYLLLSKAAKGVEKSFSPLSLLSSILPVYKEVIAELKAAGASWIQFDEPTLVKDLESHQLSAFSAAYAELESALSGLNVLVETYFADVPADSYKTLTSLSSVTAYGFDLERGTKTLELVKSGFPAGKYLFAGVVDGRNIWADDLAASLATLQSLEAVVGKDKLVVSTSCSLMHTAVDLVNETKLDDEIKSWLAFAAQKVVEVNALAKALAGQKDEAYFAANAAALASRRSSPRVTNEEVQKAATALKGSDHRRATTVSARLDAQQKKLNLPVLPTTTIGSFPQTVELRRVRREYKAKKISEEEYTNAIKEEISKVVKIQEELDIDVLVHGEPERNDMVEYFGEQLSGFTFTANGWVQSYGSRCVKPPIIYGDVSRPNPMTVFWSKMAQSMTARPMKGMLTGPVTILNWSFVRNDQPRFETCYQIALAIKKEVEDLEAGGIQVIQIDEAALREGLPLRKSEHAFYLDWAVHSFRITNCGVQDTTQIHTHMCYSNFNDIIQSIINMDADVITIENSRSDEKLLSVFREGVVYGAGIGPGVYDIHSPRIPSKEEIADRVNKMLAVLDTNILWVNPDCGLKTRKYAEVKPALTNMVEAAKQIRAELAKAQ